The Tigriopus californicus strain San Diego chromosome 10, Tcal_SD_v2.1, whole genome shotgun sequence region AGCTTGTTATTTGGCCTGTATGCTGGTGTAAAAAGTAGAAAGGGGGTGGTAACTAACCCGCTAATTTCGAAGGAGTTGGAAGTTGGTTGACAGTTAGATCCAGGAACAGAGAATTCGTCGTGGAGCCTTAAATGCTTTGAATTAAGTCTAAACACCACCAAAGAACTCCCAATAGGAGTGCGACATCTCCTCATTCCCAAACATGGGCACAAGTAGAAGACCGATTGAGCGTCTAACGTTAACAAATGACACACGAGGACATTCGGTTTGGAGGCATAACATCATTTATTATTGTAAATAGTCTCAGTCATGGCTTGCCCTTAGGGGCTCAAGCCATAAAGGATGGTCCCCCACCTCCCGCTTGTCCCTGATTCCCTCCCAATCCCCATCGtcatcctcctcttctccacctcctcctcctcttcctcctcttcctcctcgttgtcgtcgtcgtttgCCCTCCAATGGAAGTGCTCGGAAGGTGagttaaatcatttttgtgcTCTCCTTAGGTGGTTTTAATATCACAGGTTTTGAATATAGTGAGGTCGATATGGCGGTGCATATGTTTTATCGATTTGTCAGCGGTAGAAGCAGTTGCGTTTGCAGGATTGACCATCCAGCAGATCGGAATAATGATGGGGCGCATCAGCTTTCTTACCATCAATTCCCCGTATTTTCTGCTCTAAGCCCCTCATGAGTGGTATTTGTGTATGTGTATGAGCGCATTGACTAAGTTTCCCATTCctcttctttgcttttctccatttgtgtgtgtgtgtgtgtgtttgtgtgtgcgACACACGAAACGACTTCTTTATGACAGTTTGACAAATGAATGGCCCTCTCAGATCTGGCAACCCGAGCATTTGCCTCCATGCCACTAGACACCATAGTCACTCAGGACGAGTAGGATTCTAGCTAGCCCTTGTGAAGGTGGTGGGGAGGAGGCAGTAGTAGTAaaagtagtggtagtggtagtgatGGAAGTAGGTGCAGTGGCGACGATTTGGTTTGGTTGCTCAGTTCTCTCACCCACTGGTCCAGGACAGGGCCGCTAAAGATCGGCGGCCTTTGAGCTCTGGCAATGGTGCACGGGTCGTCCCCGCCCTTCCATCTCCTTTCCACGAACGACGACCATCATGATCGAGAGGgaaataaagaagaagaataggCTGCGGAGACAGTGAACAGAGGTCTTGTCAAACGAAGAGGACGTTTTCTCTACTCCTCCTTTGCTTTGATGGATTGAACGTATGTCCCACATCATTAGTTTTTCCTTTGGGGATCGCTCCAATGGAAAGGAAAGACGAACGATGCCTTGTCACGACTGGAGTACAAGTCATAGACATCGCTCTAGCACATGCACGCTTCCATTGGTCTTCGTAATGTTCTTCTTTGGCAAAGAGTGAGAAGAGATTTAACATCGAGAGCTCGCTCATTGTTGCAGGTCGTTGCAAACTGCCAATCTGTTTAGGGTAGAGGAGATGTGGGTAAGGAATCATACCAGGCGGGGGTCCGCCTCCCATGCCTGATGGAACAAATGGGTTGGGAAACATTGCCGCGGCTAAATGGGGCGGAAATCCAGGTGGCAAGGACCCCAGACCACCGGGTAGACCGACCGATGGTGGGACCACTCCATTGGGTCTTGAGTAGGGATGATGTCTCTCTGACGCCGAGGAAGTCTTCGTGACTGGGGATGGCGCAGACTTGTGGTCGTACTACATGCTGCCACTTTGGAAGCTTGGGCCTGAAGCATAGCCAAGGCACTTGTGCTGACGTGAGGATTTGGGGGCATTAGTGCTTGAGCTTGTGCGGCTTGCAGCATTGCCAGGGTAGCATTGGACGAGGCAGAGGCGGCGGCACCCGACGTGTGAGACCTCAAGTGACCCATGAGATCTTCACTGTTTGAAAATCGTCGCCCGCAATATTCCGCCCCTTGAACCCAATTGCAAACAAAGGGGAACTCGAGGATAACCCTATCAGTGAATTGGCCGTTGTTGTTGCCGTCATGGGTGAAATCATTCCTGGGTAGAAGAAAGGAGCCCCTGAATGAGCGCCGAAGGCGGCTGCATAGGCTTGTGACGAGTAAAATGGGCATTTCTCATGGCAAAAGTGGGACAGGAGGGATCACGACATAACGGATCTGTGCACGGCTTAGGGCTCATAGACCCAATCGAGGGATAGGCCGAGATGGTAGTTGGAGGTAGAATAGATGGCATTGACACCATGCCAGAGAAACACTGAATGGGGTGACACTGACAACGACACTGAAGACGTTTGAGGGTTGGGCATCGGGGACCTCTTTGGAGGTGGAGGCGAGCAAGCTCCCTTATCTGACGGACTGAGCAAATGTTTGGCAGGCGACTTTGGTTTGGGTTCAGACCCCAACGACGAGGCGGGAGAAGTTGCGAGGGCGTTCTGGATGGTACTTGGGATTTGCACTCCTGTCCCATGTCAGGCAACGAAGTGTGACAGTGACGAGATGGAGGTAGACGAGGACTTTGGTCGGGCTACAAGTCCACTCGAAAATGTCTCCAATTTCAAGTGGCTCTTGAGAAGATTGCCATTGTTGTTATTGACAGCTGCACTACATGACGGTGAAgttgaggatgatgaggaGCTTAGAGTTCGCCTGGATGAAGGTAGAGGACAACCCTCGCCCATCAGATTGGATTCGATCTTGTTACACGCTTGAGTAAGCATGGCTAATGGGCTGCATTTCGAATCAAACTGGAAGAGAGAAAATACAAGAGTGATAATTAGAGAGAACAACCAAATCTGTTAGTGTGTGAAAGGGAGAGAGTGGGTGAGTGCTGCATGCTTGTCCAGgatttcttctctttcaatcACTAGGAGTGACTTTGACAAGTACAATCGTGTATCTTAGTGTCCATCTACCAATCTGTAGGAACTACCGCTGGTCTTGTGCAACAGAGCGTAGATAAACTGATTTAACAACCATGACCAACACAAAAATCTATGGTAAGGATCTACTGTTTGTCGCCTCTTTCTTAGGAAGCATTTTTCCCCCTAAAAAAATAGGTAAAATAACTTACCTCCATTGGTGGCGGTTGGATGTATTGACTCATGTTTACGGGTGATGTATTGGACCTAGATGTATCCAGCACTACCATAATGCAATATTGAGTTGGTAGACTCACACGAAGAACACAAACGTCCTATCCACGAAAAAGTTTGCAATCGACTGAGGCACGGACTGCGCTTTGGAGCAACCTCGTGGAGCTGGAGGAGCCCCTCCTAGCCAAGTGGTGCTGGCGTGTTCTGCGGCCAAACGAGTGTGCAGAACAGAAAGAGACCTCAACCACTTATCGCGAATCTCCTCCCAGCTGACTGGTCCCCATACCCTTGTTGTGTAAGAGCGGGGCGCTTTGCAGAACAACAAAACCGGCTCGCACCGGACAATTCAGCTGATGTGTTTTCGGGTCGGAGTGCGCCCTCGACTCTTCCTCAATGATGTTCCCCAAGGATGGTGGCGGATGGTGAACGGCGGCGACGCACGGGGAGTTCGCAGAGAAAAACGGGGTTGTGGAAGATCAGGAGCGCTCAAGAAGCCCGGCAATTGATGGGAGTGCTAATGgaagtttagaaaaaatggTGGGGAAGCACAACAACCATCGACGCggctaggaggaagaggagaggccaaaataaaaaaaggtcgTGGGATGCTCCATGATGGCAAGAAAATGCTCTAAACGACAACCCACATTAATCATATTTTATGGCCAAGGCACGGTTCTTTACAATGAGCCCTACTACCACAATGACGACGATCAGTTGGTGGTGCTGCTTTCAAACTCTCCGAAATCACTCCCAAGGATTTTCCCATGAATGGTAGAGCTGAAATGCCACAATGTGAAGCCCATGAATATTCTCTGAGACCACTCTTGTTAACGGAACTATATTAGCGTTCGGTGAGTAGGATAAAGAAGTGGCGTGCTCGGCAGTCagtatcatcattatcatgtAACTATAACGATAGTCATCGAAGAGACTTGTTCTGCGCTGCAGTCCCAACCGCAACACAATGGTACGTCTTTTCAAAAGACGAAATTTACGATCAGTTTATGACAAATTGGTTTTCCGCCCGAGAAGAGGTGAAGCCCATTGCTAGGCAACATTTTCAAGCTGATTGCAGAGTCTCCGACCCATCTGGATTAGTGGATCCTCGTTAATCTTCGCCGTGGATATATTCACAAATGTTTTCGAATTTCTCAAGTGTTTGAGATGGCAAGAGGGAGGGAACTCCCTTACCTTTTCCTTTACCTTCAGTGGCTGAACTGAAGAggtctctctgtctgtctgtctttgTCTTCGGGTGGAATGTTGTTTGAAGTCTTTATgagaaaagttcaatttgaacaGCCGACCGACATTAATGGTCTGAACGTCAGCCAATAATTTGGTGATCGAGAAAATGACTTTCTGGCCGAGGCGTTTAACTCTTGAACTCTGCATGCTTTTTGCGTACGTACTGAGGCGAGCTGTTTTGTGTCTGTGCGCGTGTCTTTCAGCTTTGGAACATACTCGTCGACGTTGTCAATGGATTGTGGAGCGAATAGAAGTGGAGGAGTTGATTGCACTTTgcagtcactcactcactcactcactcaccactCTCTAGCCAgtcaagtcagtcagtcagtcagccgtCAGCCAGTCTATCTAAGGTAGTTCTTTGACAGGGCAAATTCGCTCTTTTCTTACAAGAGAGACCGattcttttccatcaatcaAATGAAGTAAAGAGGCCCCCCACGGGTTAGGCTGTCAAGTGCCCCGGCGTTGAACGATTACTGTTGTTACTCCTTGCTGTTCTATAAGCTCAGAGTGTGACTAGAAAAGGCGGCTAAGGCTCGGAGGATCTGCTAAAGTACAATgagttcaaaatcaaacagCCTTCTGCACCATTTTTCACTTATTTTATTTGCGAGAGGCCCTGAATTTCTGCACCTGGGACGCAATGGTCCGGATGTCAAACGTCTATTCAAGGAGTGCATGAAGTCACCCTGGTGATCTTTTTGGTGGACGTGACACCACCTGTCATAGAATGAGAGAAGAACGCGACAACCTCAAGATCGATGATGACATAACGTCGAGATTCGCCTTCGACAAACCAAATCGCCGCCTTCTGCCTCTCTCTatgggcgtgtgtgtgtgtgtgtgcttctCGTTCTTTCTGACTTGCGAGTTGGAAGGCTCGTCGTCGTATCAAAGTCAGAGCCCGTCGCCGTAGGTCTGGCCAAGCAAAGCGACAGCctctcatccatccatccatccatccatccatccatctatccagccatccatccatccttctttcttttcttcttcaatccaTCCATCGCCTCAATAACTCCTACGACTGTGTTCCTCATCACAAGGGCCTTCACGAAAGAACACTGATAATCCCTACAAAAGGGGGCAAATAGCGTTCAGTTTCCTCCCAGATTAGGGATGATTTGCCTGCCAATCGTGATTGCACATGGTATTCCATGTCGtgaagaaaatcatggggatgctaatgatgatgatgatgatgatgaagatgatgaagatggagaTTATAATGATGATATTCATTCGAGTGTTGTGTAAGAAATATTTCCATGAATCTGGGATCCTCGATGGCTTCTGAGAGGACACATTAATCATCTGTCGGACAGCCCGTCGGTTTACACAGTGCAGCGCTGGGATGCGTACAAGAGACGACCCGCCAgagtgaaagagaaagaaagaaagaagaggctGGGAAAATGATCTGCCCACTCTTTAGTTCGGTTTCAGGGCTAATTCAGGGATTCAAACCTCCAGCCATTCTGTCCTTGAACAACCATCGATCAGTCGGTCAGCCCGCTTTGCTCTGACCGGCAAGCCACCGGCTAAAGTAGTAAACCCTAGAAAAGATCCCTGATCCGTTCCATGACGAGAGCGCAGGTCTgtgcttctctttctttctgcctctctgtctctctctcactGATCATCATCCTCCCCCTGAAACCGAACGATAATACCGAGAGTGCATTGTGGGTGACAGCCGGGCTCAGGTTTTGAAGGATAATGATTTGTGACAAGCACTTTAAAATTTATGAAAAAGCCCGTCCGAGGAATTTTTGTGGGGTTTTTGAGGTCCCTCCATCTTATACTTCATCTTCGTTCGTCTCCTTCTTCCATTCACTTTGGAGGTGGATCATTTATCATCATGCTCCTAACTCCGATAtgggaaagagagaaagagacgaaGAAGCTTTTGTCGAAGGAAATCGAGAATTTTGGGTTTGGGTCTATCCGTTTTAAATTCTGTTTACCATTAGTCATTTTGGTCGATGGCAATGCCAAACCCACCGTGGCCAAGGTTGAAACAACTCGGAGGGAGCAAAATTTTCACACACCCAAGTTTACTTGGGTCTCCGAAAGGGAAGGGGAACTCCAACGAGCAAAGCTGTCATTTGCAAGACGTTTGAGGATCAAATCGTCACCTATGATAT contains the following coding sequences:
- the LOC131889119 gene encoding uncharacterized protein LOC131889119, which gives rise to MVVLDTSRSNTSPVNMSQYIQPPPMEFDSKCSPLAMLTQACNKIESNLMGEGCPLPSSRRTLSSSSSSTSPSCSAAVNNNNGNLLKSHLKLETFSSGLVARPKSSSTSISSLSHFVA